In one Saccharibacillus brassicae genomic region, the following are encoded:
- the folE2 gene encoding GTP cyclohydrolase FolE2: MTAFLPSSWPSKSERHRRFGSTDAVPGRKATRKEDMTDLQNRRDDYLFEIQQVGVTAVKHPIALRSPLPPYHQTSIAALELTTTLDRSSKGINMSRLTEQLNAYRDIDFVSRPETLQIFVRDLARSMDQSGADVTLEFPWFYERAAPASGRIGLAHSDLFVEAVYREDETPAFRLNVGLTVSVTTLCPCSKEISEYSAHNQRGTVRIRAEVEPAQLDLNWCEVLLNAAESNASASLHPVLKRTDEKAVTERAYENPRFVEDLARLTAADLAECPFIRQFTVECRNEESIHQHDAVARIRCAKP, encoded by the coding sequence ATGACAGCCTTTTTGCCTTCCAGTTGGCCTTCCAAGTCCGAACGGCATCGCCGCTTCGGCTCCACGGACGCTGTTCCGGGCCGCAAAGCGACCCGGAAAGAAGACATGACCGATCTGCAAAATCGCCGCGACGACTATTTGTTCGAAATTCAGCAGGTCGGCGTGACGGCGGTCAAACACCCGATTGCGCTGCGTTCTCCGCTGCCTCCCTATCACCAGACTTCGATTGCCGCGCTGGAACTGACGACCACGCTCGACCGGAGCAGCAAAGGCATCAATATGAGCCGCCTGACCGAACAGCTGAACGCTTACCGGGACATCGATTTCGTATCCCGGCCGGAGACGCTGCAGATCTTCGTCCGCGACCTGGCCCGTTCGATGGACCAGAGCGGAGCGGACGTCACGCTGGAATTCCCGTGGTTCTACGAACGCGCCGCTCCGGCTTCCGGCCGAATCGGCCTCGCTCATTCCGATCTGTTCGTGGAAGCGGTCTACAGGGAAGACGAGACGCCGGCGTTTCGGCTGAATGTGGGCCTTACGGTGTCCGTCACGACGCTGTGCCCCTGCTCCAAAGAAATCAGCGAATACAGCGCCCACAACCAGCGCGGCACCGTGCGGATTCGGGCCGAAGTGGAACCGGCGCAGCTGGACTTGAACTGGTGCGAAGTGCTGCTGAACGCGGCCGAGTCGAACGCCAGCGCCTCCCTGCATCCCGTACTCAAACGGACGGACGAAAAAGCGGTCACCGAGCGCGCGTACGAAAATCCGCGCTTCGTCGAAGATCTGGCCCGGCTGACGGCGGCAGACCTTGCGGAATGCCCTTTTATCCGGCAGTTTACGGTAGAATGCCGCAACGAAGAATCGATCCATCAGCATGACGCGGTGGCGCGAATCCGCTGCGCCAAACCGTAA
- the nikC gene encoding nickel transporter permease gives MDRSQRRPIEAGESAGPPASKWASKAPVWAGAAIVLLVLGAGAFAPLLAPNDPLAVEMGARLADPSWRYPLGTDHLGRCVLSRLLYGTRLSLFHALLVLAAVFAVSIPVGLLAGYAGGRTDRFIMRIIDVLLAFPSLILSLAVAAMLGPGALHLLLAFAAVWWAGYARIIRGLVLQLKQRDYITAARAAGSSQGRIVFDHILRNAARPIGVLASMELGTILLSLAGLSFLGLGAQPPTPEWGVMLGDSRPYMQTVPELMLYPGLAIALSVLGFNLLAEGLRRPD, from the coding sequence ATGGACAGAAGTCAACGCAGGCCGATCGAAGCGGGAGAATCCGCCGGGCCGCCTGCTTCAAAATGGGCCTCAAAAGCGCCGGTCTGGGCGGGAGCGGCAATCGTGCTGCTCGTGCTCGGAGCCGGCGCGTTCGCGCCGCTGCTTGCGCCGAACGATCCGCTGGCGGTGGAGATGGGCGCGCGGCTGGCTGATCCGTCCTGGCGGTATCCGCTCGGGACGGATCATCTGGGCCGCTGCGTCTTGTCGCGCCTGCTCTACGGGACGCGGCTGTCGCTGTTCCACGCGCTGCTCGTCCTGGCCGCGGTATTTGCCGTCAGTATCCCGGTCGGCCTGCTGGCCGGCTACGCGGGCGGCCGGACCGACCGCTTCATCATGCGGATCATCGACGTACTGCTCGCTTTTCCAAGCCTGATTCTCTCGCTCGCGGTCGCCGCGATGCTCGGTCCGGGGGCGCTGCATCTGCTGCTGGCGTTCGCCGCGGTGTGGTGGGCCGGATATGCGAGAATCATCCGGGGACTGGTGCTTCAGCTCAAGCAGCGCGACTATATCACGGCGGCCCGCGCGGCCGGTTCGTCGCAGGGTCGGATCGTCTTCGATCATATTTTGCGCAATGCGGCCAGGCCGATCGGGGTGCTGGCTTCGATGGAGCTCGGCACGATCCTGCTGTCGCTGGCCGGATTGTCGTTTCTCGGGCTTGGGGCGCAGCCGCCGACGCCGGAATGGGGCGTCATGCTGGGCGACAGCCGTCCGTACATGCAGACGGTGCCGGAATTGATGCTGTATCCGGGCCTTGCGATCGCTTTGTCCGTGCTGGGGTTCAACCTGCTGGCGGAAGGGCTGCGGCGGCCGGATTGA
- a CDS encoding methylated-DNA--[protein]-cysteine S-methyltransferase yields the protein MSRTQPALAPPASTTLPAAAAVHRLTYLSPLGEIRIEGTDEAVSSILFADTAMPEGWPESNPFVHASLQGAQHDAEDAGIPAALRQCRLQLDEYFRGERKTFDFPYVFAGTTFQRAVWAELAAVPYATSRSYKDLAIAVGSERAVRAVGSANGRNKLTIVLPCHRIIGSGGKLTGYAGGLWRKEWLLRHEARYAD from the coding sequence ATGAGTAGAACCCAACCCGCTTTGGCGCCGCCGGCGTCCACGACTCTGCCGGCCGCCGCGGCCGTGCATCGCCTGACCTATCTGTCGCCGCTCGGCGAGATCCGGATCGAAGGCACCGACGAAGCCGTCTCTTCGATCCTGTTCGCCGACACGGCCATGCCGGAAGGCTGGCCGGAGTCCAATCCGTTTGTGCACGCCTCGCTGCAGGGCGCGCAGCACGATGCCGAAGATGCCGGCATCCCCGCCGCGCTGCGGCAGTGCCGTCTGCAGCTCGACGAATATTTCCGCGGCGAACGCAAGACGTTCGATTTCCCGTACGTGTTCGCCGGCACGACGTTCCAACGCGCCGTCTGGGCGGAACTTGCCGCCGTGCCCTATGCGACGTCCCGGTCGTACAAAGACCTAGCGATCGCGGTCGGCAGCGAACGCGCCGTACGCGCCGTCGGCTCGGCCAACGGCCGCAACAAACTGACGATCGTGCTGCCGTGCCATCGCATCATCGGCTCCGGCGGCAAGCTGACCGGCTACGCCGGCGGCCTGTGGCGCAAAGAATGGCTGCTGCGGCACGAAGCCCGATACGCCGACTGA
- a CDS encoding DNA-3-methyladenine glycosylase 2, which translates to MTRRASGSAAAVSLVNTYAPVSTDRSAAGTLELPVYGPFDWQECLAYLGRSDLEVMHRISDGRLVQPFEWNGSAVLLEIGCASGPPAAEAAYEAASGAGTEPAAEQRLVVAFPHGRPAPGLRQAAAAYVRDKFGLGDDLEPFYAMARRDPLLSPVVSAHRGLRLIGLPDLFEALVWAIIGQQINLTFAYRLKKRLVEAYGEALPGADITDEAGKPDEPFCLFPKPAAIAALSPDDLRPMQFSVRKAEYVIGAARLIEAGDLSKSGLLALGEAEAREALLRIRGVGAWTADYVGMKTLRRASAFPAGDAGLHQALKRGLGLSRRPLPAEIAAAAAPWRGHEAYATFYLWQSLLTPAPDQIPNPIPDSLSHPIS; encoded by the coding sequence ATGACGCGGCGCGCATCCGGGTCCGCTGCCGCGGTCAGTCTGGTGAACACGTATGCGCCCGTTTCCACGGACCGTTCTGCGGCCGGAACGCTCGAACTGCCCGTATACGGCCCGTTTGACTGGCAGGAATGCCTCGCTTATCTGGGCCGATCGGACCTTGAGGTCATGCACCGGATTTCGGACGGCCGATTGGTCCAGCCGTTCGAATGGAACGGCAGCGCCGTGCTGCTGGAGATCGGCTGCGCAAGCGGGCCGCCGGCGGCGGAAGCAGCATACGAAGCGGCTTCGGGAGCGGGGACCGAACCTGCCGCGGAGCAGCGGCTTGTCGTTGCTTTTCCGCACGGACGTCCCGCGCCCGGGCTGCGCCAAGCCGCCGCCGCTTACGTCCGCGACAAGTTCGGGCTCGGCGACGACCTTGAGCCGTTCTACGCCATGGCCCGGCGCGATCCGCTGCTGTCTCCGGTCGTCTCCGCGCATCGGGGATTGAGGCTGATCGGCCTGCCCGACCTGTTCGAAGCGCTGGTCTGGGCGATCATCGGCCAGCAGATCAACCTGACATTCGCTTATCGGCTGAAGAAGCGCTTGGTCGAAGCGTACGGCGAAGCGCTGCCCGGTGCGGACATAACGGACGAAGCGGGCAAACCGGACGAACCGTTCTGCCTGTTCCCGAAGCCGGCCGCGATCGCGGCGCTGAGCCCGGACGACCTGCGTCCGATGCAGTTCTCGGTCCGCAAAGCCGAATACGTCATCGGCGCCGCCCGACTGATCGAAGCCGGCGATCTGTCCAAAAGCGGACTGCTGGCTCTGGGCGAAGCCGAAGCGCGCGAAGCGCTGCTTCGTATTCGCGGCGTCGGCGCCTGGACGGCGGACTACGTCGGCATGAAAACGCTGCGCCGAGCTTCGGCGTTCCCGGCGGGAGACGCCGGGCTGCACCAGGCGCTGAAGCGCGGGCTCGGCCTGAGCCGCAGGCCGCTGCCGGCGGAGATCGCCGCCGCGGCCGCCCCGTGGCGCGGCCATGAAGCGTACGCGACTTTTTATTTGTGGCAGTCGCTGCTGACACCCGCGCCAGACCAGATTCCGAATCCCATTCCCGATTCCTTGTCACATCCCATTTCGTAA
- a CDS encoding ABC transporter ATP-binding protein, giving the protein MNRLSVETESQALPLLEIRSLTTTFPGEHRTFAAVNDVSLTVRAGRVTALVGESGSGKSATALSVMGLIDAPGRIEAGEIRLGGIDLRGLSKKSLQASRGREMAMIFQDPVQALNPVIPIGRQLTETIRRHRSNVKRAEARRIAIEQLRRAGLDDAERLMSAYAFELSGGMCQRIMIALALVSGAKLLIADEPTTALDVSVQAFILRELDRVRREDNVGILLITHDLGVVAELADDLYVMRAGRIVEYGEAAEVFDNPRHVYTQELLDSRL; this is encoded by the coding sequence GTGAACCGATTATCGGTCGAAACGGAGTCGCAGGCGCTTCCGCTGCTGGAGATCCGCAGCCTGACGACGACTTTCCCGGGAGAACACCGGACGTTTGCGGCGGTGAACGACGTCAGTTTGACCGTGAGAGCGGGCCGGGTGACGGCGCTTGTCGGCGAGAGCGGCAGCGGCAAGAGTGCAACGGCGCTGTCCGTGATGGGCTTAATCGACGCGCCGGGGCGGATCGAAGCCGGAGAGATCCGGCTCGGCGGAATCGATCTGCGCGGCCTGTCGAAGAAATCGCTGCAAGCCAGCCGGGGCCGGGAGATGGCGATGATTTTTCAAGACCCGGTCCAGGCGCTCAACCCGGTTATTCCGATCGGGCGCCAATTAACCGAGACGATCCGGCGCCACCGGTCCAACGTGAAGCGGGCGGAAGCGCGCCGGATCGCGATCGAGCAGCTGCGGCGCGCCGGGCTGGACGACGCCGAGAGGCTCATGTCGGCGTACGCGTTCGAGCTGAGCGGCGGCATGTGCCAGCGGATCATGATCGCGCTGGCGCTCGTGTCCGGCGCGAAGCTGCTGATCGCCGACGAACCGACGACGGCGCTCGATGTCAGCGTGCAGGCGTTCATTCTGCGCGAGCTTGACCGGGTGCGGCGGGAAGACAACGTCGGCATTCTGCTCATCACCCATGATCTCGGCGTGGTCGCCGAACTGGCGGACGATCTGTACGTCATGCGTGCCGGCCGCATCGTCGAGTACGGGGAAGCGGCCGAGGTGTTCGACAATCCCCGGCATGTGTACACGCAGGAACTGCTGGACAGCCGGTTATGA
- a CDS encoding Ada metal-binding domain-containing protein translates to MWEKILACDARYDGLFFTAVKTTGIYCRPSCRSRKPKKRNVDFYRSLPESEAAGYRPCKRCQPEVERSPWNDVVLRARTFIVARYRENLILKDVADHVGLSVYYFERLFKQETGETPRTYLEKVRVDRAAYLLKHSTLSNLEVGYASGFHTPSNFYRAFRRLRQCSPGQYRLEDRPVLREAPRAPAAGGRQRTAAADAPGVDTPRADMPRADMPRTSAPGADAP, encoded by the coding sequence ATGTGGGAAAAAATACTGGCCTGCGACGCGCGCTATGACGGGCTGTTCTTCACGGCGGTGAAGACGACCGGCATCTACTGCCGCCCTTCCTGCCGATCGCGCAAGCCCAAGAAGCGGAACGTGGACTTTTACCGCAGCCTGCCCGAATCCGAAGCGGCCGGCTACCGTCCGTGCAAGCGATGCCAGCCGGAAGTGGAGCGATCGCCGTGGAACGACGTCGTGCTCCGGGCGCGGACGTTTATCGTTGCCCGTTACCGGGAAAACCTGATTCTCAAAGACGTGGCCGACCATGTCGGATTGAGCGTCTATTACTTCGAACGGCTGTTCAAGCAGGAGACCGGGGAGACGCCGCGCACCTATCTGGAAAAAGTTCGCGTAGACCGCGCCGCCTACCTGCTGAAGCACAGCACCCTGTCGAATCTGGAAGTCGGGTACGCCTCCGGCTTCCATACGCCGTCCAATTTCTACCGCGCTTTTCGCCGGCTGCGGCAGTGCTCGCCCGGCCAATACCGGCTGGAAGACCGGCCGGTGCTTCGCGAAGCGCCGCGCGCCCCGGCTGCGGGCGGCCGGCAGAGAACCGCAGCCGCGGACGCGCCCGGAGTGGATACGCCGAGGGCGGACATGCCGAGAGCGGACATGCCGAGAACAAGTGCGCCCGGGGCGGACGCGCCATGA
- a CDS encoding DUF3024 domain-containing protein, with protein MDTWTAKRLEALLRGYISEKIPPSMRTAVRIVYRLEADRVTLTEERPESPREGWTGKDLAQFRLERGAWSVYAKQGEGPEEWVAARSIEPRMDFEDQLEQFELDREGLFWK; from the coding sequence ATGGATACCTGGACAGCGAAACGGCTCGAAGCGCTGCTGCGCGGCTATATTTCGGAGAAGATTCCGCCGAGCATGCGAACGGCCGTCCGAATCGTGTACCGATTGGAAGCAGACCGCGTCACGCTGACGGAAGAACGCCCCGAATCGCCGCGCGAAGGCTGGACCGGCAAAGACCTGGCCCAGTTCCGCCTGGAACGGGGAGCCTGGAGCGTGTACGCCAAACAGGGCGAGGGCCCCGAAGAATGGGTCGCCGCCCGCTCGATCGAACCGAGAATGGATTTCGAAGATCAGCTGGAGCAGTTCGAACTGGACCGTGAAGGTCTGTTCTGGAAGTGA
- a CDS encoding N-acetylmuramoyl-L-alanine amidase family protein → MKFGKHAWKKTAAAFLAVALLFALILPGTYPSAAAAGAGTSIVLDGRAIDGAQPLVVKGTTMVPIRVVSQQLGYDVNWNKAAGRITIGSAVSPLVLTLGSLTASSGGGDVALQQAPFVQADTTYVPLRFVGSQLGLGVKWEQASQTVYLETQLERPSTPPVPAAPPTSPAVPSAPPFVPAVPAQPAVDPAPASLASIDGISFSDNRLTISAASAVTPTSTVLSGPDRIVVDLPGSYFGSGLLQNGPLKLGQVATLPIGNSSAVKQVRYSLYSDNPSTVRVVLDLNRAVGYNLYTQGSLVIVDLNDGGAAPPIGTNGKKVVVIDPGHGDQDSGGIGITGVKEKHMVLEVGLKVAALLKQDPRIDLIMTRSDDTFIPLDGRAKIANDAGADVFLSIHGNAASPSAVGTETFYADSARSKLLSDTIQRHVQAATGFRDRGSKQANYVVIRKTNMPAALLEIGFLTNSEEEKLMVQEDFQQKVAEAIVAGLKEYLGLN, encoded by the coding sequence ATGAAATTTGGAAAACACGCATGGAAAAAGACGGCTGCCGCCTTTCTGGCCGTCGCACTGCTGTTCGCCTTGATTCTGCCGGGCACGTATCCGTCCGCCGCGGCCGCCGGAGCCGGCACGAGTATCGTGCTGGACGGCCGGGCGATCGACGGAGCCCAGCCGCTCGTCGTCAAAGGGACGACGATGGTCCCGATCCGCGTCGTCTCGCAGCAGCTCGGTTACGACGTGAACTGGAACAAGGCGGCCGGCCGGATCACGATCGGCAGCGCCGTGTCCCCGCTCGTGCTCACGCTCGGCAGCCTGACCGCAAGTTCGGGCGGCGGCGACGTCGCCCTGCAGCAGGCCCCGTTCGTGCAGGCCGACACGACCTACGTGCCGCTGCGGTTCGTCGGCTCGCAGTTGGGTCTTGGCGTCAAATGGGAACAGGCCAGCCAGACGGTCTATCTGGAGACGCAGCTTGAGCGTCCGTCGACCCCGCCGGTACCGGCCGCTCCTCCGACCTCTCCGGCTGTGCCGAGCGCTCCTCCCTTCGTGCCGGCCGTGCCTGCGCAGCCTGCGGTCGATCCGGCGCCGGCGTCTCTCGCTTCGATCGACGGTATCAGCTTCAGCGATAACCGCCTGACGATCTCCGCCGCTTCGGCCGTGACGCCGACAAGCACCGTGCTGTCCGGTCCGGACCGCATCGTGGTCGACCTGCCGGGCAGTTATTTCGGCAGCGGCCTGCTCCAGAACGGCCCGCTGAAGCTCGGTCAGGTGGCGACGCTGCCGATCGGAAATTCTTCGGCCGTCAAGCAGGTACGCTACTCGCTCTACAGCGACAATCCTTCGACCGTGCGCGTCGTACTCGACCTCAACCGGGCTGTCGGCTACAACCTGTACACGCAGGGCAGCCTCGTCATCGTCGATCTGAACGACGGCGGCGCCGCGCCTCCGATCGGCACCAACGGCAAAAAAGTCGTCGTGATCGATCCCGGACACGGCGATCAGGATTCGGGCGGTATCGGCATCACCGGCGTCAAAGAAAAGCATATGGTACTCGAAGTCGGGCTCAAAGTCGCGGCCCTGCTCAAGCAGGACCCGCGGATCGACCTGATCATGACCCGCAGCGACGATACGTTCATCCCGCTGGACGGACGGGCCAAGATTGCCAACGACGCCGGCGCGGATGTGTTCCTGTCGATTCACGGCAATGCGGCATCGCCGAGCGCCGTCGGGACCGAGACGTTCTACGCCGACTCCGCGCGCAGCAAACTGCTGTCGGACACGATCCAACGGCATGTCCAGGCGGCGACAGGCTTCCGGGACCGCGGTTCCAAGCAGGCCAATTACGTCGTCATCCGCAAAACGAACATGCCGGCCGCGCTGTTGGAGATCGGTTTCCTGACCAACAGCGAGGAAGAGAAACTGATGGTGCAGGAAGACTTCCAGCAAAAAGTCGCGGAAGCGATCGTCGCCGGGCTCAAAGAGTATCTGGGCCTGAACTGA
- a CDS encoding nucleoside recognition domain-containing protein: protein MLSRHLRPTAARRSVALIGFESAGKSALFRGLTGNDTGEEANFRGSTVQARRAALGFDHELVDLPGLKSGDDSRTTREAVAELGAADKVVLVVRGTHSALELLLLLEAVPLGQRPAMLVLTFADKVSGSAHELERHYAGTLGIPVHAVDARTLAPDLKQRLLRSLEEAAPVRRQPACVVPPPGAAPADAPAPKAIGFDSPHLGAPLAGLAALLLFAVPVLLAYLLSTSLQPLLERFAIDPVKSGLAGLPPLLEAAAAGDYGVLTLGLYSFLWAFPVVLLLGISLALTEESGLKDRITDALDPWMRRIGLSGRDLIPVLSGFGCNVVAVFQSRACGSCTRKSCVSLIAFGSACSYQIGASLSIFGSAGRPWLFLPYIALLAGAGALHTRIWNRGAAGVPEPGYAPRTFLQRPGLRAVSWRVRAVVKQFALQAMPIFIGICAAAALLQWSGAMNMLSRWAAPLLGLLNLPAEAAGGVLFSILRKDGLLVLNQGEGRFIGEMSAGQTFVLVYLASTLTACLVTLWTVRRELGWAFAGSLAGKQAATSLATTAVLALLVARI, encoded by the coding sequence ATGCTGAGTCGGCATCTCCGACCCACCGCTGCTCGCCGGTCGGTCGCTCTGATCGGCTTCGAATCGGCCGGCAAATCGGCGTTGTTTCGCGGGTTGACGGGGAACGATACCGGCGAGGAAGCGAACTTTCGCGGTTCGACGGTACAAGCCCGCCGGGCTGCGCTCGGCTTCGATCACGAACTGGTCGACCTGCCCGGGCTCAAAAGCGGAGACGACAGCCGGACGACGCGGGAAGCGGTGGCGGAACTTGGCGCGGCCGACAAAGTCGTGCTCGTCGTGCGCGGCACCCATTCGGCGCTCGAACTGCTTCTGCTGCTCGAAGCCGTGCCGCTCGGGCAGCGCCCGGCGATGCTCGTGCTGACTTTTGCCGACAAAGTGTCCGGCAGCGCGCACGAATTGGAGCGGCATTACGCCGGAACGCTCGGCATTCCGGTCCATGCCGTCGATGCCCGCACGCTGGCGCCGGACCTGAAGCAGCGGCTGCTGCGCTCGCTAGAAGAAGCCGCGCCTGTGCGGCGGCAGCCGGCCTGCGTCGTACCGCCGCCCGGCGCCGCGCCGGCCGATGCGCCTGCGCCCAAAGCAATCGGCTTCGATTCGCCGCATTTGGGTGCGCCGCTTGCCGGGCTTGCGGCGCTGCTGCTGTTCGCGGTGCCGGTGCTGCTCGCGTACCTGCTGTCGACGAGCCTGCAGCCGCTCCTTGAGCGCTTCGCGATCGATCCGGTCAAGAGCGGTCTGGCCGGCCTGCCGCCGCTGCTCGAAGCGGCTGCGGCCGGCGATTACGGGGTGCTGACGCTCGGGCTGTATTCTTTTTTGTGGGCGTTTCCCGTCGTGCTGCTGCTCGGCATCAGCCTGGCGCTCACCGAAGAGAGCGGCCTCAAAGACCGCATCACCGACGCGCTCGATCCGTGGATGCGCCGGATCGGGCTCAGCGGCCGGGACCTGATCCCGGTCTTGTCGGGGTTCGGCTGCAACGTGGTCGCCGTATTCCAGAGCCGCGCGTGCGGGTCCTGCACGCGCAAATCGTGCGTATCGCTGATCGCGTTCGGCTCCGCATGCAGCTACCAGATCGGCGCTTCGCTGTCGATCTTCGGTTCCGCGGGCCGTCCGTGGCTGTTCCTGCCGTATATCGCGCTGCTCGCCGGAGCCGGCGCGCTGCATACGCGAATCTGGAACCGCGGCGCGGCGGGCGTGCCCGAGCCGGGGTATGCGCCGCGGACTTTTTTGCAGCGTCCGGGTCTGCGCGCCGTCAGCTGGCGGGTACGCGCCGTCGTCAAGCAGTTTGCGCTGCAGGCGATGCCGATCTTTATCGGCATCTGCGCCGCGGCCGCCCTGCTCCAGTGGAGCGGGGCGATGAACATGCTGTCGCGCTGGGCGGCGCCTCTGCTGGGGCTGCTGAACCTGCCGGCCGAAGCGGCGGGCGGCGTCTTGTTCTCGATCTTGCGCAAAGACGGGCTGCTTGTACTCAATCAGGGCGAAGGCCGCTTCATTGGAGAGATGAGCGCGGGACAGACGTTCGTCCTCGTCTATCTGGCGTCGACGCTGACCGCCTGCCTCGTGACGCTGTGGACGGTGCGCCGCGAATTGGGCTGGGCGTTCGCGGGATCGCTCGCCGGCAAGCAGGCGGCGACGTCGCTGGCCACGACGGCGGTGCTGGCGCTGCTGGTCGCCCGGATCTAA
- a CDS encoding NAD(P)/FAD-dependent oxidoreductase — translation MEVFDCIVVGAGAAGIGIGCVLRDLNIERFVILDRSEIGASFRCWPAEMRMITPSFTGNAYGILDLNSVSLKTSPAYTLGTEHPSGPQYADYLEALAAYKQLPVRTGVDVRQVRPLEGGGFDVETDGGVLRSRHVIWAAGEFQYPHTAGFPGAEHAIHSSLVREWAQLPGDEFVIVGGYESGADAAIHLARSGRKVTIIDRSGRWTEKGSSDPSLTLSPFTKDRLRQVEDGRIRLLAGHEVHWIERKEEGGYLIYSETAEGESHFLTTEQPPILATGFAGSLRTVEALFEHEPDGRVRLSEHDESTRVPGLFLAGPSVAHGGLIFCFIYKFRQRFAVVASQIAERLGVDLAPLEPYRREGMMLTDLSCCGEDCTC, via the coding sequence ATGGAAGTTTTCGATTGTATCGTGGTAGGCGCTGGAGCGGCGGGGATCGGCATAGGCTGCGTGCTTAGGGATTTGAATATCGAACGGTTCGTCATTTTGGACCGAAGCGAGATCGGGGCCTCGTTTCGCTGCTGGCCGGCGGAAATGCGGATGATCACGCCTTCTTTTACCGGCAATGCGTACGGGATACTGGATCTTAATTCGGTGTCGCTCAAGACGTCTCCGGCGTATACGCTCGGGACCGAGCATCCTTCGGGTCCGCAGTACGCGGATTATCTCGAAGCGTTGGCCGCGTACAAGCAGCTGCCGGTGCGTACCGGCGTCGACGTGCGGCAGGTGCGTCCGCTCGAAGGCGGGGGATTCGACGTGGAGACGGACGGCGGAGTGCTGCGCAGCCGTCACGTGATCTGGGCGGCGGGCGAATTTCAATATCCGCACACGGCCGGTTTTCCGGGCGCGGAACACGCGATCCACAGCAGCCTGGTCCGCGAGTGGGCGCAGCTGCCGGGCGACGAATTCGTGATCGTGGGCGGCTACGAGAGTGGGGCAGACGCGGCGATCCATCTGGCGCGCAGCGGCCGGAAGGTCACGATCATCGACCGGAGCGGCCGCTGGACGGAAAAAGGGAGCAGCGATCCGAGCCTGACGCTGTCCCCGTTCACCAAAGACCGGCTTCGGCAGGTCGAAGACGGCCGAATCAGACTGTTGGCCGGCCATGAGGTCCATTGGATCGAACGCAAGGAAGAAGGCGGCTACCTAATCTACAGCGAGACGGCCGAAGGGGAAAGCCATTTTCTGACGACCGAACAGCCGCCGATTCTTGCGACCGGATTCGCCGGCAGCCTGCGCACGGTCGAAGCGCTGTTCGAGCACGAACCGGACGGCCGCGTTCGCCTGAGCGAGCACGACGAATCGACCCGTGTACCGGGGCTGTTTCTGGCGGGGCCGAGCGTGGCGCACGGAGGATTGATCTTCTGTTTTATCTACAAATTCCGTCAGCGCTTCGCCGTGGTCGCAAGTCAGATCGCCGAACGTCTCGGCGTCGACCTCGCGCCGCTCGAACCATACCGCCGCGAAGGGATGATGCTGACCGATCTGTCCTGCTGCGGGGAGGATTGCACATGCTGA
- the nikB gene encoding nickel ABC transporter permease, with amino-acid sequence MNRVGLRFTLHRALARAGHLGFALLGVSVITFALMHLAPGDPAEIMLRADGIQPTRAAVEALRASLGLDAPLPLQYAHWLGRIVTLDFGVSLMTGRPVLGELLGRLPATAWLAVCALLSAALLAVPLGVASALRPNRLPDRIGRAVSLASVSMPSYWLGLLLLLYGAVKLDWFPVAGMQGPFSVALPAFTLGFGMAGLYVRLIRTGLLDVLRQPYIRAARARGLSAGSIVAVHALRSAVLPSLTLLGLQIGSLLGGSVIVETVFAWPGIGKFAVEAIYAKDYVVIQGYVLLTALTVMLVNRLVDAGCRLLDPRMRRG; translated from the coding sequence GTGAACAGAGTCGGTCTTCGCTTCACGCTGCACCGGGCGCTGGCCCGGGCGGGTCATCTGGGCTTTGCCCTGCTCGGCGTATCCGTCATTACGTTCGCCCTGATGCATCTCGCGCCGGGCGATCCGGCGGAGATCATGCTGCGGGCGGACGGCATCCAACCTACGCGGGCCGCGGTCGAAGCGCTGCGGGCATCGCTCGGGCTCGATGCGCCGCTCCCGTTGCAGTACGCGCATTGGCTCGGCCGCATCGTGACGCTCGATTTCGGCGTTTCGCTGATGACTGGGCGCCCGGTGCTGGGCGAACTGCTCGGCCGGCTGCCGGCCACGGCTTGGCTGGCCGTATGCGCGCTGCTGTCGGCCGCGCTGCTGGCCGTGCCGCTCGGCGTCGCTTCGGCGCTGCGTCCGAACCGGCTGCCGGACCGGATCGGCCGCGCCGTCTCGCTGGCCAGCGTCTCGATGCCGTCGTATTGGCTCGGCCTGCTGCTCCTGCTGTACGGGGCCGTGAAGTTGGACTGGTTCCCGGTCGCGGGCATGCAAGGCCCGTTCAGCGTCGCGCTGCCGGCGTTCACGCTCGGCTTCGGCATGGCGGGCCTCTACGTCCGCCTGATTCGGACCGGCCTGCTGGACGTGCTGCGCCAGCCGTATATCCGGGCGGCAAGGGCTCGCGGCCTGAGCGCCGGATCGATCGTCGCGGTGCACGCGCTGCGCAGCGCGGTGCTGCCGAGCCTGACGCTGCTCGGCCTGCAGATCGGCAGCCTGCTCGGCGGTTCGGTCATCGTGGAGACGGTGTTCGCGTGGCCCGGCATCGGCAAGTTCGCGGTGGAAGCGATCTACGCCAAAGACTACGTCGTGATTCAGGGCTACGTGCTGCTGACCGCGCTTACGGTCATGCTGGTCAACCGGCTCGTCGATGCGGGCTGCCGGCTGCTCGACCCGAGAATGCGGCGGGGCTGA